In Musa acuminata AAA Group cultivar baxijiao chromosome BXJ2-8, Cavendish_Baxijiao_AAA, whole genome shotgun sequence, one genomic interval encodes:
- the LOC135620422 gene encoding glucan endo-1,3-beta-glucosidase 6-like yields the protein MGWFRVGFRVISALCLVVCVGGIGANWGTQASHPLPPQTVVQMLKNNGFQKVKLFDAGEGTMSALRKSGLEVMVGIPNDMLAMLATSMKAAQNWVSRNVSEHIYGRVHISYLKNCSVKRYVAVGNEPFSETDNGSFLQTTFPALQNIQGALIKAGLSSQVKVTIPLNADVYRSSSGRPSDGDFRADIHDLVLSIVKFLSDNAAPFTVNIYLFISLYGDPNFPVDYAFFEGKSVPVIDGTTNYTNMFDANHDTLIWALKKNGYRDLPIIVGEIGWPTDGDMNANTQYAQRFNQGFMNHILINEDEKSILFSLINEDEISSGTECSVISTRNGASSSLQSASLDDSRIAPSASYACANADCTSLGDLDVRGNVKYAFNSYYQKNDQDRKKQISAIPNYQTRR from the exons ATGGGTTGGTTCAGAGTGGGGTTTAGGGTGATTTCTGCGCTTTGCTTGGTGGTCTGTGTGGGTGGGATTGGTGCTAACTGGGGGACGCAGGCGAGCCACCCTCTACCACCACAGACAGTGGTTCAAATGCTCAAGAACAATGGGTTTCAGAAGGTGAAGCTGTTTGATGCTGGTGAGGGGACAATGAGTGCACTGAGAAAGAGTGGGTTGGAGGTGATGGTTGGCATCCCTAATGACATGCTTGCAATGCTGGCCACCAGCATGAAAGCAGCACAGAACTGGGTATCCAGGAATGTCTCTGAACACATCTATGGTAGAGTGCACATCAG TTACCTGAAGAATTGCTCTGTCAAAAGGTATGTCGCAGTTGGAAATGAACCTTTCTCGGAAACAGACAATGGGAGCTTTCTGCAAACTACATTCccagccctccaaaacattcaagGAGCTCTCATCAAGGCTGGTCTGAGTAGCCAGGTCAAAGTCACTATCCCTCTCAATGCTGATGTTTACCGATCATCAAGTGGCAGACCATCCGATGGGGATTTCCGAGCTGACATCCATGATCTCGTGCTTTCTATCGTGAAGTTCCTTAGCGACAATGCAGCTCCCTTCACTGTCAACATTTACCTGTTCATCAGCCTCTACGGTGATCCAAACTTTCCAGTGGATTATGCTTTCTTTGAGGGAAAGTCTGTGCCTGTTATTGACGGTACAACTAACTACACCAACATGTTCGACGCAAACCATGATACTCTCATTTGGGCCCTGAAGAAGAATGGATACCGAGATCTCCCTATAATTGTTGGTGAGATTGGCTGGCCAACTGATGGTGATATGAATGCAAACACTCAGTATGCTCAACGATTTAATCAGGGATTCATGAACCACATCTTGATCAATGAGGATGAAAAGAGCATCCTTTTCAGCTTGATCAATGAGGATGAAATTTCAAGCGGCACAGAATGTTCAGTAATCTCGACAAGAAATGGTGCGTCCTCAAGCCTTCAGTCAGCCAGCCTCGACGATTCAAGGATCGCTCCAAGTGCAAGCTATGCTTGTGCCAATGCTGACTGCACGAGCCTTGGTGATCTGGATGTACGAGGCAACGTTAAATATGCATTCAATAGCTACTACCAGAAGAATGACCAAGACAGAAAGAAACAAATATCAGCAATACCAAATTACCAAACAAGACGGTGA